The sequence below is a genomic window from Streptomyces sp. V1I1.
TCGAAATTCTTTTGCCGTCGACCCACACCCCTGCCATGGCTGCATTGAGTTTGTACGTCTTCAGGGAGTCTTCGACCTGCTTCTTGGTGAAGTCGGCGGTGTCGGCCGGAATGCACGTGCCACCTTGAGAGATCTGGCCGGACGGACATGACTTCGCCGCGCTCTCGGCCTCCGTGAAGGCGCAGCCCGCCGGCGAAGCGCCCAAGAGCAGTTGCAGGCACATGAGGGTGACCGTCTTGGGTCTACGCACGGTGGAGCCTCCATGCAGGTCGAATACCGCGATCCCTTATATCGCAATTGCGGACTTTGTCCGGATGCTAACCGTCGGCGTCAGCCGTCGCGCTTCAGACTGCGAGCGGCCCGAGCCCGCGTCTCCGTTGGAGGCGGCCAGGTCCGCCGCCACGGCGACCGTGTTCCGGCGGCCGGCCAGGAGTTCCACGGACGCATCAAGTCCGGCCTTTTCCTGGCCGGTTATATCGTCGCCGGGGACACGGAGGACGACGTGGCCGCCAATATGGACAAGGTGGCGGCCTGGTTCTCCGGGCAGGCCAGACGGCGTTCCACCGAGTCCATGGGCGGCACACATTGAGCGCACAGAACCCGCTCGTCCCGATCAGCCCGCTCTCCGGCCCGTTCTCCGGCCCGCTGGTCGGCAATGACTGGCTCGCGCCCCGGCTGGGTGCGCCGGGGCTGGTGGTCCTCGACGCCTCCGTGGGCGCGCACCGCGGCGCGGCGCATGGGGTATCCCCTGCTCGAAGAGCTTGGGTAAGGATCCCGGGGGCACGGCCCTTCGACATCGACGGGGCGCTGTCCGACCATTCCAGCCCGCTGCCCCACACCATGCCCGGAGCCGGCCAATTCACGGAGGAGATGCGCTCCCTCGGCGTCGACGACGCCGACACCGTCGTCGTCTACGACGCCGCGGGAATCTATTCCAGCGCCCGGGCGTGGTGGATGCTGCGGGCGATGGGCTTCGACCGCGCCGCGGTGCTCGACGGTGGCCTGCCCGCCTGGGCCGCGGCCGGGCAGCCGCTGGAGGGCGGCGATCTCGTGGCCGCCTGGCCGCGCGGCGACTTCACCGCACGGCCACGCGCGGGGCTGGTCGTCGGGAGCGGCGAGGTGGTGGCGGCCCTGGCCGACCCGGCCTCGGCCGTCTTCGACGCCCGCTCCCGGGAACGGTTCTCCGGCGCGGCCCCCGAACCCCGCCCGGGGCTGCGCGGCGGCCACATGCCCAACGCGTTGAACCTGCCCTTCGGGGAGACCCAGCACGGGGGCCGGATGCGCCCCGCGCCGGAGCTGCGTGCCGCCTTCTCCGACCTCTCCGGGGGCCGGGAGAAGATGGTCTTCAGCTGCGGGTCGGGCGTCACCGCCTGCATCCTGGCCCTCGGCGCCGAACTGGCCGGGTATCGCGAGCTGTCCGTGTACGACGGATCCTGGAGCGAATGGGGGCTGCCCTCGGATCTGCCCGTCGTAACCGACGAAGCGGAGAGCGGGGGCCCGCTGCCGTGACGGCATCCCTCTCAGTACGTCGGTGCTGTTCGCCCTGATCGCGGTGGCGCCCACCAGGTCACCATGAAGCCCGTGCCACCAGGTTCAGGCCCGCAGCCGCGAGTGCTGGGGGGCCACATGAGTGCAACCACTGCGCCGTCCTGCGGAGCACCAAGCGAGCCTGTTTGGCCCGAGCCGCCCACGTCTATGGATCCTGTTGCTTGATTTCGGTCAATGGCCTTGCTGTCCGATGAGTCGTGGCCCGGGAGTCGTCCGAATCGGGCAGTCGGCGGTGGCACAAGGCCTGCGGCAGTGCCGATTGAGGCAAGGGAGTGATCAGCGCGATGTTGGTAGAGGTGGTGCAGACGGCGGAACTGTTCACCAACGCCATGGTGCGCCCTTCAAGCGCGCGAACACGGACCGAGTCGATTTCGCACTGGGGCCAGTCCACGTGGTCGTCCACACCGAGCTGCTCGAGGACAACGCGGTGGGGCTCATGCCACACCGGCGCGGCGGTTCAGTCGGTAAGGAAGCGCTGCAGCACATGCCGAAAGGCGCCGAAGACCGGCGGGAGTTGCCACCAGGCAATAGCCGGCCACGGAGCCACGGCCTGAAACAGAAACATCCCACCACGAACGATCACTCATAAAGCGCCTTCCGAAGGAGCCCCGAACCGATGCCCAGACGTTCTAGACGGCGTGTCGCCATGGCCATCGCCACCGCAAGCCTGATTGCAGCTGTTCCGCTGGTGGTCGCCGAGCCGGCGTTCGCACAGTACCCGCCGGCTCCCGGTGTTGTGATCGACGACGCCACCGTGGCCCCCGGTGATCCGATCAACTTCACCGCTACTGGCTTCCAGCCGGCCGAGCAGGTTGTCGCCAGCCTCGTCCCCGGCGCCGCCGCTGGAGCCGCGGCTGCGGCCGCACGTTCACTGAGGACATCGCCCTCGTCCGTCCAGCCCATTGCGGCGGCCACACCGAAGGGCGATGACTGCGATGACGGAGGAGACGGGGACACCGTTGTGCTCGGCACCTTCACCGCCGACGCCAACGGCATTGTGACTGGAACGGTCACCATCCCCGAGAGCGTCCCACCGGGCATCTACCTCTTCCAGCTCGTCGGCAGTACATCCGGAGTTACGGTGTCCGCGCGGGTGACCGTGACCGGTGACGCGAGCCCACCGCCCGGGGACTGTGACGGGAACGGACGGCCCGGCGACGGCGACGACGACGACGACCACGGCCGGCCCGGCGACGGCGACGGCGACCATGGCCGCCCGGGTGACGGCGACGACGACCACGGCCGCCCGGGTGACGGCGACGGCGACGACGACCACGGCCGCCCCGGCAGCGGTAACGGCGACGACGACCACAGCCGCCCCGGCCACGGCAACGGATCCGGTCACGGCAATGGCTCCTCGGGGCTCGCGGACACCGGTTCCTCAGATGCACCGGTGGCGCTGCTCACCGCGGCAGGTGGTCTGGTGCTTCTCGGCGGCGCGTCACTGGTGATCGCCAGGCGCCGGCGCACTCGCACTGAACGCGGCTGAGCGGCCAACGATGCCGTGGACCATCCACAAACTCTCGGACAGCACCGTTCTGTCCCACATCAACGGCCTGGTGCGACGGAACCACCGTCGTACCAGGCCGTTGATGTGGGCGGCGGCCGGCCTTCTCCTCGCCGGTTCGGGCTGGGTTCTCGTAACGGGCCTGTACGCCCGTAGCGAGCTGCTCGCGGCCCGACACGACCTGGAAACGCTGCGGAACACGGTGACGGCGCCCCCCTCGCCGGTCTCGACGGCTGGGGACACCACGGACCGCGGGGCGCGCACCGAAGCAGCGGCCCGTTCCGCTGCGGCGCACGCGGCCCGGGCACATCGGCTCACCACCGGACCTGCGTGGTACGTGGCCGCGCATCTGCCCCGCCTCGGAGGCCCCCTCGAGACCTTCCGTGGTACGGCCAAGGCCGTCGACCGGCTGACCGGCGAGGTGCTGCCTGCCGTCGTACGCACCGTCGGCAACCTCACCGACGACGCAGGCGCCGGTGGCGGGCACCTGAACCTGTCCGAACTGCGCAGGGCCGCCCCGGCTCTGGAGCAGGCCTCACGCCAGGTGGCCGCAGCTCGCACGGAGGCCCACAGGTTGCCCCGCCGCACCTGGCTGCCCGCCGTGGACCGGGTCCGAGACCAACTCCTCAGCCGGCTGGACCGGATGGCGCCCGCTTTGGAGGACGCCGCCACCGGCGCCCGGCTCCTGCCGCCGATGCTGGGGGCGGACGGTCCGCGGCGTTACCTCCTGGTGTTCCAGAACCCCGCAGAGTCGCGTGGAACCGGTGGGATGCCCGGTGCCCATGCCGTACTGACGGCCGACCGGGGGGCGCTGGAGCTGACGCATTTCGGAAGCGACGCCGAGATGGTGGGCGCTCGCCCCGAGGTGGACCTCGGTTCCGAATTCGCCGCCATGTACGGACGTGGCGATTCGGTGAACACCTGGGCCAACTCCAACATGAGCCCGCACTTCCCCTACGCCGCGCGTATCTGGTCGGCCACCTGGCTCTACCAGAGCGGCGAGCGAGTCGACGGCGTACTCGCACTGGATCCGGCCGCGCTGGCCCGGCTGCTCGCAGCCTCCGGCCCGGCGCTCACAGCCGACGGAACGGTCGTCACCGCGGACAACGTGGTGGATCTCAGCGAGCGAACCAACTACGTGACGCACACGGACCAGGTCAAGCGCAAGGCCTATCTGCTGGACGTGGCCCGAGCCGCCGCCGGGCGGTTGCTGACCGCCGCCGAGGATCCCCAGCGGCGGCCCTCGCTGCTCCTCGGTCTGTACGTGTTGCTGGGCAACGGGCAGGTGACCGCCTGGAGCGCCCACGCGAAGGAGCAGCAGGAGCTGGAATCACACCCGGTGGGCGGCTCCTTGCCGCGGCGTCCGGAGCCCTATGCCGGGCTGGTGGTCAACAACGCCGCCGGCACCAAGCTCGACTACTACCTCGACCGCACCCTGGACTGGTACCCCGGCCGCTGCACCGCCGACGGCCGCGAGGTCACCGTCAAGGCGGTCTTCTCCAACGGTGCACCGTCCGCAGGACTTCCCGCCTATGTCACCGATCGTCTCGACAAGCCGCCCTATCCGACGCGTCAGGGGGACAATCGCCTGCTGGTCTCCTACTTCGCGACCGGCGGGGCCCATCTGGTCAAGGCTGCCCTCGACGGGCGGCCCGCCCGCCTGACACCGGGTGTCGAGCGCGGCCATCCCGTGTACACGTTCGACGTCGAAGTGCCCGCGGGCAGCAGCCGGACGTTGACGCTGCATCTGCTGGAGCCCCCGGCCGACCACGGACCTTTCGTCTTCCACCAGCGACTGCCGCGCCCGCTGCGGGCCAGGGTGCACCCGTCCCCGGGCGGCTGCCCCGGAGCCTGAGCGAAGGCCCTGCCGGTCAGCCCAGCACTGCTGCCGCGATCCGTTCCACGGCTTCGGTGATACGGGCGGCGCACTCCCTTGCCTCTTGCTCGGACGCACCGTACGGATCGGCCAGTTCGTCGTCCCACGATCCCCCTCCACCCACTCCTCTCCGTGCGGCGGCCCCTTTGGTCAGGGCCTCGGCCCTCTCTGCCGAGTCGGTCAGACCCGCCGCGTCGTCCTCGTGCAGCAGCCGTGCGAACTCCCGCAGCGTGAAGGCGCGTCCGAGCCCATGCACCGGGCAGAGCCGTACCGCGGCCTCGCGGTGCTCTGTCGCGGCACCCAGAACCAGTGCCGCGCCGCTCACGAGGCCTGCGGTGAGCCTTCGAGCGGCGGCTCCGGTGGGTTCCCCGCCCATCTCGGTGAGCAGGGATGCGGCGACCGGGTCCATCGGTGTGCCGTTCACCGCGACGGTCCCCGCGCTCGACACCCGGAACTTGCCTGCAGCCGACGCCAGCCGGAAGGTCAGCAGACGTTCTGCCAGTGGCGAGCGATGCACGTTTCCGGTGCAGACGACGAGCACGCGGAACGGTTCACGCACGGTTGAGCAGCGGATCACGCCATCACCCACGACGACGGAGCACCGCGAACATGGTGTGTCCGTACTCGCCCTGGGAAGGGAAGCGGCCTTCGGCGGCCAAGCGCGCATGGAGGCGTTCCGGCATGCGCGCCCGGGCAGTGGCGCGGCCCGCCAACTGCGCCACCCATGCACCGGTCACGGGACGCAGCGCTGTCCGGACGGATCGTTGACGTGCTGCCCTGACCTGGGACAGGGAAGGCGGCTGGTACTCGACCAGGACAAGGTCCATGCCGAGGACCTCGGCCACGGCGCTGAACTGCCGGGGGCCCCACCTGGAGAGGTGGTGCGGTGGGCAGTCGTTCGGTTCCGGACCCTGGCGGAACCGCTCACGGTTCGGTACGGAGAGGAGGATCTCACCGCCCGGCACCACGATCGCCGCCAGCGCGGAGAGAAAGCCCCGTACGTCCGCCACATGTTCGAGGACCTGGAAAGCGCAGACGACGTCCGCCCGGCCTGGACGGACCTGCGCGTCGGCGCGGACATCGTCCTCACTCACCTTGATGCCGGCCGTACGCAGCAGGTCCGCGGCGTGAGGGTTCTTCTCGAGCGCCTCGACGGAACTGCACCGTGGGAGTACGGAGCGTAGGAAGGCTCCTTCGCCCGAGCCCACTTCGACCACTCGCGCCCCGTTCGCGATCCTTCGCGCGGCTCGATCGAACTCCCATCGCCACTTCTCGTACCTGATCAAGCCGGTGAAGAGCTGGGAGTAGAAGCCGGAATCGCCTTCAAGCGCGGGGTCGAACCATTCAAGCGCGCAACGACAGCAACGGCGGAGAGCGACCGGTCCGTTCCCGTACTGCGCGATGACATCGTCCGAAAACGACGTGGCCCACTGCTCCGCGTATGCCCGCCATACATCGGAGAGGTAGATGTGAGAAAGCGTATCCGCAGAGGTCGAACCGCAGAGCGGGCAGGGATTCGGGGAAGAATCCAGCACCGGGCAATCCTTTCGGGAGCGTGTCTACGTACGGCGTTCACGAAATCGACGTGCCGCGCCCTGCCGGAGGCCGTACACGAATGCCAGGGGAACAACCAGACCTATGACGCACACAGCCAGCCACTTGCTCCAGATCGTGGGAGTGAGGTGCGGGCTGTGTACGACGGCCACGGCGGCGATGCCGGCGAGCCACACTTGGATTCGCATCATGGCCCTGGCCGGAGAGAGGGGGAAGTAGAGCACGACGAGAATGATCAGCATGCATTCAAGCAGGGAACGCTGCCGGTAAAAGGCTCCGCCGAAGGTCGCGATATATGCGGCGGCGTAGGCGGACATCCCCAGGACGGCGGCACGGCCGACCCCCGAGGTGTCCGCCCATGCCCTGCGCAACGCGGTGGGAGCAAGGAAAAGGGAGGCGATCCAGATGATGGTGCCCAGATAGAGCCAACGTTCCGGGACAGCGGTCTCCGGCCCGAACTCCCAGGGGAACGGCCCGAGCAGCAAGGTCACCAGGTACTGAGGATGATTCAGCAGGTTCTCTGAGCCGTATCCCCCGGTGAAGCCGAGACGGGTCCCGCCGCGGACCTCCAGACTGTCCACAAGACCGAAGAGCGTCATCAGGCGAGGAAGAATGAAGAGGGCGGCGGCCCCTACGACGATCAGGGAACCCGCCAGGTACCCGCGGCGGAATCTCACCCGGGCCAGCAGAGCAACCCCGAGAAAGAGCGCTGCCGCAGGTCTCAGGTACAGACATGCGTGGATGCTCAGCAGCGTGCTGACACAGGCAATCGAGAAGCGGGCACGCGTCTGTACGAGCAAGGACCACAGGACGAGGCTGGTGATCAGCCCGTCCTTCAGGCCCCAGGCATCCCACAGCAAGAGGGACGGACTCGCGCCCACCATCAGTCCAACGGCGGCGGCGCGCTTACGCCCCCGTCCGGACGTGAGAGCCAGTCCGTACGCGGCGACCGCGCCGGTGGCCGCGAAAAGAGCCAGTACCGTCTTGGCGGAGAGCCACCCACCACCGGTCAGAAGCCTGCACAGCGCCATGATCGCCGGGTAGCCCCACACCGCAGAACCGACCAGCCCTGAGAGACTGCGCGTTTCCAAGGGGCTCCCGTTGCGCCAGGCCACGGCAATCATGTCGCTGGCCGATTTATAGCCTTGGGCATCCGGAAAGAGCGCGTCACCGTTGGTCTGCGAGTGAACGACCAGGACAACACCGACGTGGAGAACCGCCGCTGCCGCGAATACCGCGAGAGCGCCCCAGAGCGAACTGCGCCGCGGGCTTTCAGACTTGGAGGGATGAGTGCCGGCTGGTGTCCTGAGCACGGTCGATGCGCGCATGGTCAACCGGCCTCTTTCGATCTGTGCGCTTGGCGCATACCGGCCCCGTGGTCTGCGGCCCACTCACATGTAAGAAACGACCCGAGTACGAAAGCCCCGGTAATGCGAGTGGACCATGGGCCATGAGATTACAGGAGTGAGAAGTTCCTGGGCCCGGCTGACGTTCTGTGTCGCGATATGAGATAGCGCTAGATGAACTCGAACGGCGAGAAGTGCGACCGAAGGTCTGTGAAATCTCCGGCTTTGTCGCGCAGTTGACCGCGCTCGCCCTCAATCAGAATTCCACAGGGCCCGGCGGCACGGAGACAGCGCTGGAAGGCCGGCGTGTCCAGCGTCCGATAGCGCGGTCAGGGGCCGCTGTCGATGGAACGCAAGGCTGATGTCCTGTCCGGCATTCTACTTCGTTCCACGGACGACATAGAGCCCGCGAATTCGTTCGATCTCGAATTCGCTCAGGCGAAGGTCCCTGCACCAGCGCTCGAGTCGGCGCCGCGGCTGGGGCCACTCGAATTGAGGCGAGAGCCAGTCGAAGGTGTCCAGGATCGACCAGGTCCGCAAGGTTTCGGTGTCGGTCAACCCGAGGTGGCGGTGATTGGCCACGGGAACCAGCCGGGTCAGATAGTCGCCCACCCGTGGGACTGTGCTGAGGCGCATGGAAACTGGCAGTAGTCGTGGCGTGATGGATTGGACAACGCTATAGAGTTTGCATGGAGGAATTCGCTTGGTGACGGGCCGCAGCAGTTGCCGTAGATGCGGATAGGCGACGATCGCCGCGTATACGTCGATGCAGAACTTTCCACCGGGACGCAGGTAACGGAAGATCGTCTTAAAGGCCCGCTCGACGTCAGGCGTGTGCTGGATGACCCCGAGGCAGACGAGGTAGTCGAACGACTCATCCACCAGGGGGAGGTCGTAAATGCTGGCCTGAAGCAGCCGCAGGTTGGCGAATCGGCCATTGGAAGTGGCGTTGGCCTCCACCGCGTTGGAGATGTCGAAGGAGGTTACGGCAGCCCCGGTCTGGCAGAGCACCTCGGTGAAGCGTCCGGCGCCGCTTCCGCACTCAAGAACTTCGCGGCCCTGAAGTTCATCAGCGGTCCAGCCGCTCTCCCGCAGTAGACGATCTCTGGATACGGGGAGCCCCACATACGAGTCAAGCTGGGTAAGCCGATGCACATTCCATTGATACCCGAACGATTTCCCGTAGTTGTCCTCGGGAACGAACCGCGGGATCCCGTCACGCACCGGATAGGTCCGTCCACACCGTTCGCAGGTCAGTGTGGCCTCTCCGTGAAGCCGCGCACGGCAGTTCGGACACTGAAGCGTTTCGAACCAGCAACCGTCTCGGTTCTTCTCCGCGAGGCCGTCGGCCAATCTCCTGTGCATGCAGGACAAGCTAACTGATCGTTCGCTTTGGGCGGGCAAGGACTCGCGTGTCGTGTTTCCTGCCGCATATTATGCGACGAGTTAGGCATGCAGCCGACTCATGAGATCCACCAAAAGCATTTTCAGCGGTGCTCCTCCAGGATGAGTACGGCGGCTGTGGCTGACGCGAGCCAGTGGGGCCTGCACCGTGCCTTGCGGACCGCGAACGCTGCCCACGTCATGGCGACCCGCCGCAACGACACCGTGGTCACCCGTGTCGGCATCGACCACCGCTTCGATGAGTTGATCGCAGAACCGCCGCGGCAGAAGTGCAAGCGCTGCTCGTGCGGGCCGGGGCTCACGGCCCGCGTGTGTATGACTGGGCCCGCAGGACCAACCCGCCATCCGGGCCTGACCACCATGCCGACGGTGCTCGCCAGAAGAGGTCACCGGTTCAGAGCACACCGCGATGTTTCCCGAAGGGCAGGGGGCGGGCGTTGCGCAGGCAGGCCGGGCTAAATGCCCGCATATGTGTGGTATGTATCTCAGGGCTTTGCGGTCAGCCCGCGACGCAGTGCACCGGCGAGTGGGAGCCGGCGATGTCGGCGGACGGTCATCCGACGGTGCAACACATGGGGAGCGTTTATGTGCGGTGTAGCTGGAATCGTGTCCACCAGCCCTCCCGATCCCGAACAGGTGCGCGTGATGTGCCGCCGCATCACCCATCGCGGGCCCGACGGAGAGGGCTACCACACCGACGCCCACGCGGCGCTGGGGATGCGGCGACTCGCCATCATCGATGTGGCCGGCGGAGGCCAGCCCGTCTACAACGAGGACCGCACCGTCGCGGCAGTCTTCAACGGAGAGATCTACAACTTCATGGAGCTGCGCGAGCAACTGGTCGCGCGCGGGCACCGATTCGCCACCGACGGCGACACCGAGGTACTCGTCCACCTGTACGAGGAACACGGCGAGGACCTGGTCGCGCAGTTGCGCGGCATGTTCGCCTTCGCGATCTGGGACATGGCACGGCACCGGCTGCTGCTCGCACGGGACCGGGTGGGCAAGAAGCCGCTGTATTACCGGCAGTCCGGGACCTCACTGGCGTTCGCGTCGGAGCTGAAGGCTCTGATGGCCGACCCAGCGGTGTCCCGTGAGGTGGACCCGGTGGCTCTGCATCACTACCTGACCTACCAATACGTGCCGGCTCCATGGTCGATCTACCGCGGAGTCAGCAAGCTGCCTCCCGGCCACCTGCTGGTCTGGCAGGACGGGGAGGTGAGCCTGCGGCGCTACTGGAGGCTGGATTTCACGCCCCGACCGGTGGGCTGCAAGCAGGAGGCGGCAGAACAGGCAAGGGAGTTGCTGCTGGATGCAACGCGGGTCCGGATGGTCAGCGAGCGTCCGCTGGGGGCATTTCTGTCCGGCGGCATCGACTCCTCCACGGTGGTGGCCGCCATGGCCCGGCTCAGCGATCGGCCAGTGAAGACGTTCTGCATCGGATTCGACGACCAGCGCTACGACGAGCGGCCCTACGCGGCGTCCGTGGCCCGCCGCTATGGAACCGACCATCATGAGTTCGTGGTGGCCGGTTCGTCCGCGCTGGACGTTCTGCCCACGGTGACCCGGCACTTCGACGAACCGTTCGCCGACTCCTCGGCCCTCCCCTCCTTCTTCGTGGCCGAACTGAGCCGTCGGCACGTGACGGTGGTGCTCAACGGCGACGGTGGGGACGAGTGCTTCGGAGGCTACCGGCGTTATGCGTACATGAATAGTGCGGGGCGGATCCGGACCCCGTACCGGCTGAACGGCGTGCTGAACCGACTCGGTTCGGCACTGGCTGAGGGCAATACCCCGCTCGGGCTGCGCAGGTTCGGACGGGGATTGCAACTGCTGGCTGAAACACCACAGCACCGCTACGCCAGCCTAATGTCCTACTTCACCCGGGAGGGCAAGCATGCTCTGTACACCGGGGCGATGCACGAGCAGGTGGCCCACGTCGACAGCTATGAGCTGATCACGGAGGTGTTTGACACCTCCCGTGCCGACGAGGACGTCAATCGGTTGATGGACGTCGACGTCAACACCTATTTGCCGGGCGACCTGCTCGTGAAGGTGGACATCACCACGATGGCTCACTCACTCGAGGCCCGCTCTCCGTTCCTGGACCACCATCTGTTGGAGTGGGCGGCTGGACTGCCCGGCCGGTGGAAGGTCGACGGACAGGTGACCAAGGCACTGTTGAAGAGCGCGATGACTCCGTGGCTGCCACCCGAGGTGCTCAACCGGCCCAAGGCCGGCTTCGCGGTGCCACTGGCGGACTGGCTGCGCTGCGAGTTGCGGCCTCTGGCCTACGATCTGCTGACTGACCACACCGCCCGCGCTCGCGGCCTGTTCCGGCCTGAGGTCGTGCGACGCCTGCTGCAGGACCATGTCGAGGGGCGCGATCGCTCCAGTCGGCTGTGGGCACTGCTGCAGTTCGAGCTCTGGCACCGCACATGCGCCGAGCAGGGGTGGGGGGACACCGCTACCGCCGCCGCCCAACCCGCCCAGGGGCCCTGTGGCTGACACCGCGCGGCAAGTGCTCGGCATGCTGGGCAGCCGGGCCGCGTGCGTGGTGCTGTCCGTGTTCACCAGCGCTGTCATCGCCCGGTCGCTGGAGCCGGAGGGCCGCGGGATCTACTACATGGCGGTCACGGTCGCCACGACCGCCACCATGCTGGGACACCTGTCCGGGGAACAGGCGCAGAGCGCGTTGTGGACGGACGTCGAGTGCCGGGAGGCGCTCGCCGGCAACAGTGTGCCGCTCGCCCTCATGCTCGGAACTCTCAGCGGTCTGGCCGCAACAGCCCTGGTGGCCGTGATCGGCCCCGAAACTCTGGACCTGCCGGGGCAGTACCTGGTGATGGTCGCCTGCCTGAGCGTTCCGCTCGGCATCGCGTCGAACTACACCGGCAACATCGCGCTGTTGCGGGGGCGAGTGCGTGTGGCGAACTGGTCGATGCTGGCCGGTGCGCTCGCCCAATGCGCCGCTGTGGCCGCACTGTCGGCAAGTGAGCGGTTGAGCGTCGTGGCGGCGCTGATCGTCTGGGTCGCCGCCGGGAGTGTCCCGCTGCTGGTGTTCACCGCCGTGGGGGCGGCCTCGGGGCGCCGCCGGGACCTGAAGCTGGCGCGCACCACGGTGGCGACTGGCGCCCGTTACCACCTTGGTCCCGCCTCGGTGTTCCTTCTACTGAACGCCGACATCTACATGCTCAGTGCGTTCGCCGGCGCGCGGGAGGTGGGCATCTACTCGCTGGCGGTCGGCCTGGCCGGGTACAGCCGCATGCTGGCGGATGTCGTCTCCCAGGTGATGCTCAAACGCCAGTTCAACGCAAGCGACACCGAATCCGCCGACGTCACCGTACGAATCACCCGTTACACGATCCTCCTGGCACTGGCCTCGGCGCTGGCCCTCACGCTGGCCGCCCCGGTGCTGGTTTCCGCCGTGTACGGCGCGGCGTACACCGATGCGGTGCCCCTCGTGATGCTGCTCGCTCCCGGCGTGATGGCTCTGGGGGCGAGCCGACTGCCGAGCGCCTACTTGCTGCGGTTGCGCCGCGCACGGCTGGTCGTCCTGCCGTCAGTGATCGCCCTGGCTGTCAACATCGCACTGAACGTGCTGCTGATTCCCGTGTGGGGCGCTGCCGGTTGTGCGCTTGCCTCCTCGCTGGCGTACGTACTGCTGGCCGCCTTTCAGACACGACTGTTCGCCAGGATGACGGGCATCCAGGCCCGGAAACTTGTCCCCTCCGCCGCAGATCTGCTCGCGCTGCTCACCTCCGCGCGTCACTGCGTTCCCGGCAAGCGCGCCGCGGCGTCTCTGACGCCGGATAGCCGCCACCTGCCAGCCGGACGGTCACCGCTGTGACCATTCACCCGGACGACCGCGCGTCGCGGTTGATATCGACACAAAAGGTGCTGAGAGCCTGGACAGCAAGAAGAGGCACGCTGTGCCGTGCCTGAACTGCTGGCTGGACGGAGCTGACATCAGTGACTGGATGCCACGACAGCATGGCCGTACCGATCCCCGGGAATGCCACCCGCGATGTCAATCTGTCCCGAGTGAGTCTGATGATTGGTCAACTGGGGCTGGGCGGTGCCGAGAAGCAGGTAGTGATGCTGGCGCGTGGCCTGGCGGCTCGAGGCATCGAGACCACGTTGCTCCTGCTGTACGAAGGAGGACCACGTGAGGCAGAGCTGTCCGGTTCCGGGGTGACGCCGGTCAGCCTGGGATACCGGGGAATCAACCGGCCATGGGTCCATCCTGTAGCCGCAGCTAAGGACGGCGCAGTCGGAGTGAGGGCGTTCACTCAGCTCGTGACGCATCTGCGCCGCACCCGGCCGCAGGTCTTCCATGCCTTTTTGTTCGACTGCTACATCGCGGCACCTCCCGCGGCCCGCCTGGCACGTGTTCCGGTGTGCGTGGCCGGGCGGCGCAGCCTGGGCACGTTCAAGGAGGGACGCCGTGGGCTGCTGGCCGTGGAGCGGGGCGCGACGGGCATGACCGACTTCATTGTGGCCAATGCACATGCCGTCGCCGAGCAAGCCCGGCGCCAGGAAGGGCTGCCGCAGGACAAGATCGCCGTCATCCACAACGGAATGGAGGAGCAGGATTTCCGGACGGCCGCTCCCGCCGACCTGTCCACGGATC
It includes:
- a CDS encoding bifunctional 2-polyprenyl-6-hydroxyphenol methylase/3-demethylubiquinol 3-O-methyltransferase UbiG, with protein sequence MLDSSPNPCPLCGSTSADTLSHIYLSDVWRAYAEQWATSFSDDVIAQYGNGPVALRRCCRCALEWFDPALEGDSGFYSQLFTGLIRYEKWRWEFDRAARRIANGARVVEVGSGEGAFLRSVLPRCSSVEALEKNPHAADLLRTAGIKVSEDDVRADAQVRPGRADVVCAFQVLEHVADVRGFLSALAAIVVPGGEILLSVPNRERFRQGPEPNDCPPHHLSRWGPRQFSAVAEVLGMDLVLVEYQPPSLSQVRAARQRSVRTALRPVTGAWVAQLAGRATARARMPERLHARLAAEGRFPSQGEYGHTMFAVLRRRG
- a CDS encoding DUF4012 domain-containing protein; this encodes MPWTIHKLSDSTVLSHINGLVRRNHRRTRPLMWAAAGLLLAGSGWVLVTGLYARSELLAARHDLETLRNTVTAPPSPVSTAGDTTDRGARTEAAARSAAAHAARAHRLTTGPAWYVAAHLPRLGGPLETFRGTAKAVDRLTGEVLPAVVRTVGNLTDDAGAGGGHLNLSELRRAAPALEQASRQVAAARTEAHRLPRRTWLPAVDRVRDQLLSRLDRMAPALEDAATGARLLPPMLGADGPRRYLLVFQNPAESRGTGGMPGAHAVLTADRGALELTHFGSDAEMVGARPEVDLGSEFAAMYGRGDSVNTWANSNMSPHFPYAARIWSATWLYQSGERVDGVLALDPAALARLLAASGPALTADGTVVTADNVVDLSERTNYVTHTDQVKRKAYLLDVARAAAGRLLTAAEDPQRRPSLLLGLYVLLGNGQVTAWSAHAKEQQELESHPVGGSLPRRPEPYAGLVVNNAAGTKLDYYLDRTLDWYPGRCTADGREVTVKAVFSNGAPSAGLPAYVTDRLDKPPYPTRQGDNRLLVSYFATGGAHLVKAALDGRPARLTPGVERGHPVYTFDVEVPAGSSRTLTLHLLEPPADHGPFVFHQRLPRPLRARVHPSPGGCPGA
- a CDS encoding LPXTG cell wall anchor domain-containing protein, coding for MPRRSRRRVAMAIATASLIAAVPLVVAEPAFAQYPPAPGVVIDDATVAPGDPINFTATGFQPAEQVVASLVPGAAAGAAAAAARSLRTSPSSVQPIAAATPKGDDCDDGGDGDTVVLGTFTADANGIVTGTVTIPESVPPGIYLFQLVGSTSGVTVSARVTVTGDASPPPGDCDGNGRPGDGDDDDDHGRPGDGDGDHGRPGDGDDDHGRPGDGDGDDDHGRPGSGNGDDDHSRPGHGNGSGHGNGSSGLADTGSSDAPVALLTAAGGLVLLGGASLVIARRRRTRTERG
- a CDS encoding sulfurtransferase; its protein translation is MSAQNPLVPISPLSGPFSGPLVGNDWLAPRLGAPGLVVLDASVGAHRGAAHGVSPARRAWVRIPGARPFDIDGALSDHSSPLPHTMPGAGQFTEEMRSLGVDDADTVVVYDAAGIYSSARAWWMLRAMGFDRAAVLDGGLPAWAAAGQPLEGGDLVAAWPRGDFTARPRAGLVVGSGEVVAALADPASAVFDARSRERFSGAAPEPRPGLRGGHMPNALNLPFGETQHGGRMRPAPELRAAFSDLSGGREKMVFSCGSGVTACILALGAELAGYRELSVYDGSWSEWGLPSDLPVVTDEAESGGPLP
- a CDS encoding low molecular weight phosphatase family protein, yielding MREPFRVLVVCTGNVHRSPLAERLLTFRLASAAGKFRVSSAGTVAVNGTPMDPVAASLLTEMGGEPTGAAARRLTAGLVSGAALVLGAATEHREAAVRLCPVHGLGRAFTLREFARLLHEDDAAGLTDSAERAEALTKGAAARRGVGGGGSWDDELADPYGASEQEARECAARITEAVERIAAAVLG